The following coding sequences lie in one Rutidosis leptorrhynchoides isolate AG116_Rl617_1_P2 chromosome 6, CSIRO_AGI_Rlap_v1, whole genome shotgun sequence genomic window:
- the LOC139853224 gene encoding bHLH transcription factor RHL1-like: MQESLQDLQNDTNNFDPAVTHDDFLDQMLSGLQTNVNWPDISAGNGHQKSSLPWDVNHFDDQSSFISSKLRQHQITTSAAVGRNPIKPLQLPRGLTATADSALFQNDNIDDSPFKSPIGDNSIQNLFHGFTGSLTANQTQQFRNLPGQNFGSPGTAAAAAVMNQVQTASATAGGGAPSQPRQRVRARRGQATDPHSIAERLRRERIAERMKGLQELVPNANKTDKASMLDEIIDYVKFLQLQVKVLSMSRLGGAAANAMAPAEGGGVGRSSNGATSSSNNETMTVTENQVVKLMEEDMGSAMQYLQGKGLCLMPISLATAISSATCQPTGSRSNNPLSGGPPSPNMSVLTGQSANGVSVKDSP, translated from the exons ATGCAGGAATCACTTCAAGATCTCCAAAACGACACCAACAACTTTGATCCGGCAGTTACCCACGATGACTTCCTCGATCAAATGCTCTCCGGCCTCCAAACCAACGTCAACTGGCCGGACATTTCCGCCGGCAACGGCCATCAAAAATCATCACTCCCGTGGGACGTTAACCATTTTGACGATCAGTCATCGTTTATTTCATCCAAACTCCGTCAACACCAGATCACCACTTCTGCCGCCGTTGGTCGTAATCCTATCAAACCGTTGCAATTGCCACGTGGCTTAACTGCCACCGCTGATTCCGCtctttttcaaaatgataacatcgATGATTCACCTTTCAAGTCCCCG ATTGGGGACAATTCGATTCAGAATTTATTTCATGGGTTTACTGGATCTCTAACAGCTAATCAAACCCAACAATTCCGTAATCTACCGGGTCAGAATTTCGGATCTCCGGGAACGGCTGCTGCGGCGGCGGTGATGAACCAAGTTCAGACTGCAAGTGCGACGGCGGGTGGTGGAGCGCCGTCGCAGCCCCGACAAAGAGTGAGAGCTAGAAGAGGACAGGCAACTGACCCACACAGCATAGCTGAAAGA TTACGGCGGGAGAGAATTGCTGAGAGGATGAAAGGTTTGCAGGAGCTCGTTCCCAATGCCAATAAG ACAGACAAGGCTTCAATGCTAGATGAGATCATAGACTATGTCAAATTCCTCCAGCTTCAAGTCAag GTATTGAGCATGAGCAGGTTGGGAGGTGCTGCTGCAAATGCTATGGCTCCTGctgag GGTGGTGGCGTTGGACGGAGTAGTAACGGAGCGACGTCGTCTTCCAACAATGAAACGATGACGGTAACTGAGAACCAAGTGGTTAAACTAATGGAAGAAGATATGGGTTCAGCTATGCAATATTTACAAGGAAAAGGTCTTTGTCTCATGCCCATTTCACTCGCTACTGCTATCTCGTCTGCCACGTGTCAACCCACTGGCTCCCGGAGCAACAATCCGTTAAGTGGTGGCCCGCCGTCTCCGAATATGTCGGTGTTAACAGGTCAATCTGCGAATGGGGTTTCGGTGAAAGACTCTCCATGA